The following proteins come from a genomic window of Nautilia profundicola AmH:
- a CDS encoding PhnA domain-containing protein — translation MNEKEIFARANNKCELCESEENLTVYEVYKSDDNDGYALLCDKCLSQIESQNYDENHFNCLNNAMWSEVPTVKILSYKIWKALGRSDMTDMMYLTDEEMAVANKTEEVVKDANGNILKAGDSVSVIKDLEVKGAGKTIKRGTVVKNIRMCDVDGHVSCKVDGIGQVYLKTEFLKKI, via the coding sequence ATGAACGAAAAAGAGATATTTGCAAGAGCAAACAACAAATGCGAACTTTGTGAAAGTGAAGAAAACCTTACAGTTTACGAAGTATACAAAAGCGACGACAACGACGGATATGCCCTGCTTTGTGATAAATGTTTAAGTCAGATAGAATCTCAAAACTATGACGAAAACCATTTCAACTGTCTGAATAACGCAATGTGGAGTGAAGTGCCGACAGTTAAGATTCTAAGCTATAAAATATGGAAAGCGCTTGGAAGAAGCGATATGACTGATATGATGTACCTAACAGATGAAGAAATGGCAGTCGCAAACAAAACCGAAGAAGTTGTAAAAGATGCAAATGGAAACATTCTAAAAGCCGGAGACAGCGTAAGTGTTATAAAAGATCTTGAAGTAAAAGGCGCCGGTAAAACAATCAAAAGAGGAACGGTTGTTAAAAACATCAGAATGTGTGACGTTGACGGTCATGTATCATGTAAAGTCGACGGTATCGGTCAGGTTTATTTAAAAACCGAATTTCTTAAAAAGATCTAA
- the ruvA gene encoding Holliday junction branch migration protein RuvA produces the protein MIAALRGNIFEKDGGKILLDVNNVIYELNVSMITFSSVNDKGLFYITEIIKENEYTLYGFADKNEKKLFDSLIKLNGVGPKVALAICSTYTPQTFMDIIANHDINALKKIPGIGPKSAKRILMEMGEFEVVFEEQNPVFNQALSALESLGFNKNDIVKALNGIKSDNLEETIKLALKKLSKDIK, from the coding sequence ATGATAGCGGCTCTTAGAGGTAATATTTTTGAAAAAGACGGCGGCAAAATTCTGCTGGATGTAAATAATGTAATTTATGAACTTAATGTCAGTATGATTACTTTTTCTTCGGTAAATGATAAGGGACTTTTTTATATTACCGAGATTATCAAGGAAAATGAATATACATTATACGGTTTTGCGGATAAGAATGAAAAAAAACTGTTTGATTCTTTAATAAAGCTTAACGGAGTAGGGCCAAAAGTCGCTCTTGCAATATGTTCAACTTATACCCCACAGACATTTATGGATATAATTGCGAATCATGATATAAACGCTCTTAAAAAGATACCAGGAATAGGACCTAAAAGTGCTAAAAGAATATTAATGGAAATGGGTGAATTTGAGGTTGTGTTTGAAGAACAAAACCCTGTATTTAATCAAGCACTCAGTGCACTTGAAAGTTTAGGATTTAACAAAAACGATATAGTTAAAGCCTTAAACGGTATCAAGAGCGATAATTTAGAAGAAACTATAAAGTTAGCATTAAAAAAACTGAGTAAGGATATAAAATGA
- the murJ gene encoding murein biosynthesis integral membrane protein MurJ — MFKSIIVNFLGIFNSRILGFIRDLLSASVLGANIYSDIFFVAFKFPNLFRRIFAEGAFAQSFLPSFAKAKYKPRFTWLVFKKLFIIILIFSLFVTLFSNLVTNILASGFSEEAKKLASPLIALNFWYLDLIFIVTFLASLLQYKKHFATTAFSTALLNISLIIALLLSMNLPKEQIIWYLSFGVIIGGIAQVIVHLIAARKYKVLKLLYIGAKSKKEADISTFKKHFLPSILGNSTAQISAFIDTWLATFLISGSISYLYYANRLFQLPFALFAIATSTVLFPKITKNLNDGREKEAFESMKKVFWVLFYLLITATVVAIISSKEIIRLLFEHGAFTAKDTEFTSVVLIMYMIGLIPYGLNKLFSSYLYATHKHLKAAKISAISLLVNIVFSVALIFPLKVYGLALASSIGGMVLFILTLKEFGFSEFVKFFEKKYIFYMILVILISIILAIVFKQLILFII; from the coding sequence ATGTTTAAATCTATAATCGTCAATTTTTTAGGAATTTTCAATTCCAGAATCCTTGGATTCATACGTGATTTGTTAAGTGCTTCCGTTCTCGGCGCCAATATATATTCGGATATTTTTTTCGTTGCATTCAAATTTCCGAACCTTTTTAGACGTATATTCGCCGAAGGCGCTTTTGCACAAAGCTTTCTTCCGAGTTTTGCAAAAGCAAAATATAAACCCCGTTTTACATGGCTCGTTTTTAAAAAGTTATTTATAATTATACTTATTTTCTCACTGTTTGTAACCCTTTTTTCCAATCTGGTCACCAATATATTAGCATCGGGCTTCAGTGAAGAAGCAAAAAAACTGGCTTCCCCTCTTATCGCACTTAATTTCTGGTACCTGGATTTGATATTTATAGTCACATTTCTTGCAAGCCTGCTGCAGTATAAAAAACATTTCGCAACTACGGCTTTTTCAACAGCACTGCTTAATATTTCTCTCATAATAGCACTGCTATTATCTATGAACCTGCCAAAAGAGCAGATTATCTGGTATCTGAGCTTCGGTGTTATAATAGGCGGAATTGCCCAGGTAATCGTTCACCTCATTGCCGCCAGAAAATATAAAGTGCTAAAACTTCTCTACATCGGAGCAAAAAGTAAAAAAGAAGCCGACATATCAACTTTTAAAAAGCATTTCCTACCCTCAATACTCGGAAACTCCACAGCTCAAATCAGCGCATTTATCGATACGTGGCTTGCAACGTTTTTAATCAGCGGAAGTATAAGCTATCTTTATTACGCAAACAGGCTCTTTCAGCTGCCTTTTGCCCTTTTTGCCATTGCGACATCAACCGTACTGTTTCCCAAAATTACGAAAAACCTGAATGACGGCAGGGAAAAAGAGGCATTTGAAAGTATGAAAAAAGTGTTTTGGGTGCTTTTTTACCTCTTGATAACAGCTACCGTAGTAGCAATAATTTCCAGCAAAGAGATAATCAGACTGCTTTTCGAGCACGGTGCGTTTACGGCTAAAGATACCGAATTTACTTCCGTAGTGCTTATAATGTACATGATAGGACTAATTCCTTACGGACTTAATAAACTCTTTTCAAGCTACCTTTACGCAACGCACAAACACCTAAAAGCTGCAAAAATTTCGGCAATATCGCTTTTGGTCAATATCGTATTTTCAGTAGCACTGATTTTCCCACTGAAAGTATACGGCCTTGCACTTGCAAGCAGTATCGGAGGTATGGTTTTATTTATTTTAACGCTAAAAGAGTTCGGATTCAGTGAATTTGTAAAATTTTTTGAAAAAAAATATATTTTTTATATGATTTTGGTTATATTAATAAGTATAATTTTGGCAATAGTATTTAAACAGCTGATACTTTTTATAATTTAA
- a CDS encoding TRAP transporter small permease subunit — translation MDNFINAFFNLTMPLSEHIDYTIIAAAFIVLVLSFVPKIDVFVEKITKFFMILAVISLIVLTLIVSYDVIVRKLFHGGSIALQELEWHLFDLTFLFAIAYTLSHDKHVRVDIFYDKFSTKTKAIIQIITVLFFVIPLSTLIVIEAIPFIQMSYSMHEQSGDPGGLCCRWIIKSAMMFGFFVVLLQSVSELKKAYYKLKHSKGN, via the coding sequence ATGGATAATTTTATTAATGCTTTTTTTAATTTAACGATGCCGCTTAGTGAACATATTGATTATACGATAATTGCGGCGGCATTTATTGTGTTAGTGTTGTCATTTGTTCCTAAAATAGATGTTTTCGTTGAAAAAATTACCAAATTTTTTATGATTCTTGCAGTAATTTCTCTTATTGTTCTAACATTAATTGTTAGTTATGACGTAATAGTCAGAAAACTCTTTCACGGTGGAAGTATAGCTTTGCAGGAGCTTGAATGGCATTTATTCGATTTAACGTTTCTTTTTGCTATTGCATATACGTTAAGTCATGATAAACACGTGAGGGTAGATATTTTTTATGATAAATTTTCTACAAAAACAAAAGCAATCATACAAATAATAACGGTATTGTTTTTTGTTATTCCTTTATCAACATTAATTGTAATTGAAGCAATACCTTTTATTCAAATGAGTTACTCAATGCATGAGCAGTCAGGCGATCCGGGCGGACTTTGCTGCAGATGGATTATAAAAAGCGCAATGATGTTCGGATTTTTTGTTGTATTGCTACAAAGTGTATCAGAACTTAAAAAAGCATATTACAAATTAAAACATTCAAAAGGTAATTAA
- a CDS encoding D-alanine--D-alanine ligase, protein MTFALLFGGNSFEHEISIVSAITLKDKIKKHTLEFIYIDQNRNMYLVDKQNMKSKYFASGEYKNSQKIEITKGGFKYTKGLLKKDVFLNYDAVINLIHGKDGEDGKLAGILEFFNIKSITPNVEASVISYNKVLTKAYAKEIGVNVIDYEIITEPKSSFDFPIIIKPARLGSSIGVSVVKTQEEFDYAFDVAREFDDLIIAEPFIEGIEEYNLAGCLAGGEFMLSNIEKVEKSDFLDFEKKYMDFSRKNVMLSDVDKDLTERIKKTFKKIYNSTFKNAIIRCDFFVKEGSVYLNEINPIPGSMANYLFDDFDDVLEKLAKNIESEKEVKIDFEYINKIQMAKGK, encoded by the coding sequence ATGACATTTGCTTTGCTTTTCGGCGGAAACAGCTTTGAACACGAAATTTCGATAGTAAGTGCTATTACACTTAAAGACAAAATAAAAAAACATACGTTAGAATTTATATATATTGACCAAAACAGAAATATGTATCTTGTAGATAAACAAAACATGAAAAGCAAATATTTTGCAAGCGGAGAATATAAAAACTCTCAAAAAATCGAAATTACAAAAGGAGGATTTAAATACACAAAAGGGCTTTTGAAAAAAGATGTGTTTTTAAATTATGATGCGGTTATTAATCTTATTCACGGTAAAGATGGTGAAGACGGAAAACTTGCGGGAATTTTAGAGTTTTTTAACATAAAGTCAATTACTCCAAATGTAGAAGCAAGCGTTATAAGCTATAATAAAGTTTTAACTAAAGCATACGCCAAAGAAATAGGGGTAAATGTAATAGATTATGAAATAATCACGGAGCCTAAAAGCAGCTTTGACTTCCCGATTATTATAAAGCCTGCGCGCCTTGGAAGCAGTATCGGTGTTAGTGTAGTCAAAACACAAGAAGAGTTTGACTATGCTTTTGACGTGGCGAGGGAGTTTGATGATTTAATTATTGCAGAACCTTTTATAGAAGGAATAGAAGAATATAACCTTGCGGGATGTCTGGCCGGAGGGGAGTTTATGCTTAGCAATATTGAAAAAGTCGAAAAATCAGACTTTTTGGACTTTGAGAAGAAATATATGGACTTCAGCAGAAAGAATGTTATGTTAAGTGATGTTGATAAAGACCTTACTGAGAGAATTAAAAAAACTTTTAAAAAAATCTATAATAGTACTTTTAAAAATGCGATTATCAGGTGCGATTTTTTTGTAAAAGAGGGTAGTGTATATTTAAATGAAATAAATCCGATACCTGGTAGTATGGCGAATTATCTCTTTGATGATTTTGATGATGTTTTGGAAAAACTTGCTAAAAATATTGAATCGGAAAAAGAAGTTAAAATTGATTTTGAATATATCAATAAAATCCAAATGGCTAAAGGAAAATAA
- a CDS encoding DUF72 domain-containing protein — protein sequence MIYIGTSGYFYKNWVGEFYPADLKTYEFFDYYAQKFNTLELNSTFYRFPKITTIKSWKYKLKKINSFKLSIKANRQITHRSKLKDLDELKSFISICKNLGNSLGVILFQLPPSLKYDIDLLIHFTRSLDEDIKYAIEFRNDSWYRIETYAHLKDKNIALVWHDYNQDINFEQTADFVYVRLHGSKGKYKGDYSDEFLFDLYSRLKEHESYVYFNNTDDNSAFKDALRLKAILENKI from the coding sequence ATGATTTATATAGGAACAAGCGGATATTTTTACAAAAACTGGGTAGGGGAGTTTTACCCTGCCGATTTGAAAACTTATGAGTTTTTTGATTACTACGCACAAAAATTCAATACACTTGAATTAAATTCTACTTTTTATAGATTCCCCAAAATTACGACGATCAAATCATGGAAATACAAGCTAAAAAAAATAAACAGCTTCAAACTCTCAATCAAAGCCAACAGACAAATCACACACAGATCAAAACTGAAAGATTTGGATGAGCTTAAAAGTTTTATAAGTATATGCAAAAATCTCGGAAATTCGTTGGGAGTTATATTGTTTCAGCTGCCTCCGAGCCTTAAATACGATATAGATCTTTTGATACATTTCACAAGGTCTTTGGATGAAGATATAAAGTACGCCATAGAATTCAGAAACGACTCTTGGTACAGAATTGAGACATACGCACATTTGAAAGACAAAAACATAGCTCTTGTGTGGCATGACTATAATCAAGATATTAATTTTGAACAAACCGCTGATTTTGTTTATGTAAGACTACATGGGTCTAAAGGGAAATATAAAGGCGACTACAGCGATGAATTTCTCTTTGATCTTTACAGCAGACTAAAAGAACATGAAAGCTATGTTTATTTTAACAATACGGATGATAACAGTGCGTTTAAAGACGCTTTGAGGTTGAAGGCTATATTAGAAAATAAAATTTAG
- a CDS encoding acylphosphatase produces MAVYRFIISGKVQGVWYRKFVSENAKKAGFKGYVRNLPDTRVEAVAEIENDERLKEFIEILKKGSPYSEVKDIEIEQIEDIKFNDFEIRY; encoded by the coding sequence ATGGCTGTATACAGATTTATAATAAGCGGTAAAGTCCAAGGAGTTTGGTACAGAAAGTTTGTAAGTGAGAATGCAAAAAAAGCCGGCTTCAAAGGTTATGTGAGAAATTTGCCCGATACAAGGGTTGAAGCTGTTGCTGAAATAGAAAATGACGAAAGATTAAAAGAATTTATTGAAATTTTAAAAAAAGGCTCGCCGTACAGTGAAGTTAAAGACATTGAAATAGAGCAAATAGAAGATATTAAATTTAATGATTTTGAAATAAGGTATTGA
- a CDS encoding DUF2089 family protein: protein MTKCFVCKSNLQIERLKCTHCNTVFEGGFSFPLLAKLSLNSQKLALELILAGGNLKDLAEKLGITYPTLKKRIQDLQSELIMLIKERDDEITYIKSKIRNNEISKEEGEKIINELLGNI, encoded by the coding sequence ATGACAAAATGTTTCGTATGTAAATCCAACCTTCAGATAGAACGTTTAAAATGCACGCATTGTAATACTGTATTTGAAGGCGGGTTTTCTTTTCCTCTACTTGCAAAGCTTTCTCTAAACTCCCAAAAACTCGCACTTGAGCTTATTCTTGCGGGTGGAAACCTAAAAGATCTGGCCGAGAAACTCGGTATTACGTATCCTACGCTTAAAAAAAGAATTCAAGATTTACAGAGTGAACTTATTATGTTAATAAAAGAGAGAGATGATGAAATAACATACATAAAAAGCAAAATAAGAAACAACGAAATATCAAAAGAAGAAGGCGAGAAAATAATTAACGAACTGCTCGGAAACATTTGA
- a CDS encoding Mur ligase family protein has product MFDLIVNFITAYILGFYIITVLQWYSYRVDRIIFHFHKPLWHLLYFVIPVVTYIAAYKFFWIYLFFGLIPSLFLWQRRVKGLVVTDRVKRFFVYVGLFETLNLLLLNKYHYNPGIGVLAVVIAAIIASEITEYILFLKYKKLAKEKLTKIDPKIVAITASYGKTSIKNFLYQLLEGTFKVYKTPRSVNTLKGIIKDINVDMPENIEIYIAEAGAREKGDILEIVEFLENEYSILGKIGPQHIEYFKTLDNIKQTKLEIFKTPKLKKGFSYEVPYNEKVLVIKNKIKNIKASLNGIEWEVEINDRIHKFECKLLGGFNAVNVTLAIFQALEFGLSVEELKQKVLKLESIPHRLQKIEVGGKIIIDDSFNGNLEGMIESYELVKEYKGKKILVTPGIVEATDEQNKQLAKKIDEVFDLVILTGSINKKVLCENIVNTDKIILNDKKDLEKILAENTKAGDLILFSNDAPEYL; this is encoded by the coding sequence ATGTTTGATTTAATAGTAAATTTTATAACTGCATATATTCTTGGTTTTTACATAATTACTGTTCTTCAATGGTACAGTTACAGAGTCGATAGAATAATATTTCATTTTCATAAACCGCTTTGGCATTTATTATACTTTGTAATTCCTGTCGTAACGTATATCGCGGCATATAAGTTTTTTTGGATTTATCTGTTTTTCGGACTTATTCCTTCACTTTTTTTATGGCAGAGAAGAGTCAAAGGACTTGTTGTTACAGACAGAGTCAAAAGATTTTTCGTTTATGTAGGCCTTTTTGAAACACTGAATTTACTTCTTTTAAATAAATATCATTATAATCCGGGAATAGGTGTTTTGGCTGTGGTTATTGCTGCGATAATCGCATCGGAAATTACAGAGTATATTCTGTTTTTAAAATATAAAAAACTTGCTAAAGAAAAACTGACTAAAATAGACCCTAAAATTGTTGCAATAACCGCAAGCTACGGGAAGACATCTATAAAAAACTTTTTATATCAGCTTTTGGAAGGGACGTTTAAAGTATACAAAACACCAAGAAGCGTTAATACACTAAAAGGCATTATTAAAGATATAAATGTCGATATGCCGGAAAACATTGAAATTTATATTGCAGAGGCCGGAGCGAGAGAGAAGGGTGATATACTTGAAATTGTCGAATTTTTAGAAAATGAATATTCAATACTTGGTAAAATCGGTCCTCAGCATATTGAATATTTTAAAACACTTGATAATATCAAACAGACAAAACTTGAAATTTTCAAAACACCTAAACTGAAAAAAGGTTTTTCATACGAGGTACCGTATAACGAGAAAGTATTGGTTATTAAAAATAAAATTAAAAACATAAAAGCTTCTTTAAACGGTATAGAATGGGAAGTGGAAATAAACGATAGAATACATAAGTTCGAATGTAAACTTTTAGGCGGTTTTAATGCCGTAAATGTAACACTTGCAATTTTTCAGGCATTGGAATTTGGGTTAAGTGTTGAAGAATTAAAACAAAAAGTGCTAAAATTGGAATCAATTCCTCACAGACTTCAAAAAATCGAAGTCGGTGGTAAAATAATCATTGATGATAGTTTTAATGGTAATTTAGAGGGTATGATAGAATCTTACGAACTTGTAAAAGAATATAAGGGCAAAAAAATATTAGTAACGCCGGGTATAGTGGAAGCTACAGATGAGCAAAACAAACAACTTGCTAAAAAAATAGACGAGGTTTTTGATTTAGTGATTTTAACCGGAAGTATAAATAAAAAAGTCTTATGTGAAAATATTGTAAATACTGATAAAATTATTTTAAATGACAAAAAAGATTTGGAAAAAATTTTAGCGGAAAACACAAAAGCCGGAGATTTGATACTGTTTAGTAACGATGCTCCGGAATATTTGTAA
- a CDS encoding HIT family protein produces the protein MERLYAPWRREYHVKKQTGCVFCDIANTPEKDEENQVFYRDEICFFVMNRFPYNPGHFMIIPLRHVSNYEDLNEKEVCHIAKMAQTGCKILKDFGAHGINMGWNLGFDAGAGIPDHIHLQMVPRFKRDTNLMTTVFDTRVYSADFDKIYEEIKSIAGKYLK, from the coding sequence ATGGAAAGACTCTATGCTCCATGGAGAAGAGAATACCACGTCAAAAAACAGACAGGCTGTGTCTTTTGCGATATAGCGAACACTCCTGAGAAAGATGAAGAAAACCAGGTGTTTTACCGTGATGAAATCTGTTTTTTCGTAATGAACAGGTTTCCTTATAATCCTGGGCATTTTATGATTATCCCTCTAAGACACGTATCAAATTATGAAGATCTGAATGAAAAAGAAGTCTGCCATATAGCCAAAATGGCTCAGACAGGCTGTAAAATATTAAAAGATTTCGGTGCTCACGGTATAAATATGGGGTGGAATTTAGGATTTGACGCTGGTGCGGGGATTCCTGATCATATACATTTACAAATGGTTCCGAGATTTAAGCGTGATACGAATCTGATGACTACGGTTTTTGATACGAGGGTTTACAGTGCGGATTTTGACAAAATATACGAAGAAATAAAATCAATTGCAGGAAAATACCTGAAATAG
- a CDS encoding flagellar assembly protein A, with translation MGLFDFLKKEEKKQKKETLPVVIRTENVNDALLKISTSNNIPISALDFEILDFTTYIKLGNSEFVELDDQSKELVHNEDFLINEENEIKQVYEIEIKKASFSDDFELVGEVKVNRFLTHAVYIMKPESLIVYKPGLEKKLKNELNKKKIRNSMLIELFDDKMNQDIEKVVAKIRVLGQLEHNEEIELCQGVDPIENIEGKVIYHYLKKRENIKNELIFPVKTGEVVIEIIKPQQGRNGRDCRGKIIKIPQVQDFNIPNISVNPEEIKVEETDKKILYIAMKDGYIYKEGDSYTIKDEMEVSQINLQTGNVSGAKDANVKLDVKESDALKEAIADNMVVETTVLIVRGNVGKSAKINAEELTIEGQTHQKAKIHANKAFVNVHKGYIEGKEIEINRLESGIVKGKKVKIKQAIGGKVVAEEVEFEIMGSHVEVYALKNIIINKLKGSENKLIISPLEVLGLNADADKLEKMIEEIERNIEIKTKEYNKRKEVLLKNKPTIERLMAAYKENKKKGIKTSPTIIKKIKEYNDFKDKTLELKNEIVLLQKDLQELHETLQNYQTAIFNAKIISYTPWSAYNRIEFDMVEPPVKLTYDTKGNEGVCGFKLKDYGDTYKIVKIKVNKDDSGS, from the coding sequence TTGGGACTCTTTGATTTTCTAAAAAAAGAAGAAAAAAAACAAAAAAAAGAAACTTTACCTGTTGTAATAAGAACTGAAAACGTAAACGACGCATTGCTTAAAATTTCAACAAGTAACAATATACCTATTTCCGCACTTGATTTTGAAATCTTGGATTTTACTACATATATTAAACTCGGTAATAGTGAGTTTGTTGAATTGGACGATCAAAGTAAAGAACTTGTTCATAATGAAGACTTTTTAATCAATGAGGAAAATGAAATAAAACAAGTTTATGAAATAGAAATAAAAAAAGCCAGTTTTAGTGACGATTTCGAATTAGTTGGTGAAGTAAAAGTAAACAGATTTTTAACACATGCGGTATATATAATGAAACCGGAATCATTAATAGTTTATAAACCGGGACTTGAAAAAAAACTTAAAAACGAGCTAAATAAGAAAAAAATTAGAAATTCAATGTTAATAGAGCTTTTCGATGATAAAATGAATCAGGATATAGAAAAAGTAGTTGCTAAAATCAGAGTGTTGGGTCAGCTTGAACATAATGAAGAAATAGAACTATGCCAAGGGGTTGATCCGATTGAGAATATTGAAGGAAAGGTTATTTATCATTATCTTAAAAAAAGAGAAAATATAAAAAACGAACTCATTTTCCCTGTTAAAACAGGAGAAGTCGTAATTGAGATTATAAAACCTCAACAGGGAAGAAACGGTAGGGACTGCAGAGGTAAAATAATTAAAATACCACAGGTGCAAGACTTTAATATTCCTAATATAAGCGTTAACCCTGAAGAAATTAAAGTTGAGGAAACTGACAAAAAAATATTGTATATCGCAATGAAGGACGGTTATATATATAAAGAGGGCGATTCATATACTATTAAAGACGAAATGGAAGTATCCCAAATAAACCTTCAAACCGGTAATGTCAGCGGTGCAAAAGATGCAAACGTAAAACTTGACGTAAAAGAAAGCGATGCTTTAAAAGAAGCGATAGCCGATAATATGGTTGTTGAAACAACTGTGTTGATTGTAAGGGGAAATGTAGGAAAATCAGCAAAAATCAATGCTGAAGAGCTTACTATCGAAGGACAAACTCATCAAAAAGCCAAAATTCATGCAAACAAGGCTTTTGTTAATGTACATAAAGGGTATATCGAAGGTAAAGAAATCGAAATCAACAGACTCGAAAGCGGTATTGTCAAAGGTAAAAAAGTAAAAATAAAACAGGCAATCGGTGGAAAAGTCGTTGCTGAAGAGGTAGAGTTTGAGATTATGGGCTCTCATGTGGAAGTTTATGCGTTAAAAAATATAATTATCAATAAATTAAAAGGAAGCGAAAATAAACTTATTATATCTCCTTTGGAAGTTTTGGGATTAAACGCAGATGCGGATAAATTAGAAAAAATGATTGAAGAAATAGAAAGAAATATCGAAATTAAGACTAAAGAATACAATAAAAGAAAAGAAGTTTTACTTAAAAACAAACCTACAATTGAAAGATTAATGGCTGCATATAAAGAAAACAAGAAAAAAGGGATTAAAACATCCCCGACTATTATTAAAAAAATAAAAGAGTATAATGATTTTAAAGACAAAACGCTTGAATTAAAAAATGAAATTGTTCTACTACAAAAAGATTTACAAGAACTTCATGAAACACTTCAAAATTACCAAACTGCAATATTTAATGCAAAAATAATATCATACACACCTTGGAGTGCTTATAACAGAATTGAATTTGATATGGTTGAACCGCCCGTTAAATTAACTTATGATACAAAAGGTAATGAGGGTGTGTGCGGATTTAAACTTAAAGATTACGGAGACACATATAAAATAGTTAAAATAAAGGTAAATAAAGATGATAGCGGCTCTTAG
- a CDS encoding TRAP transporter large permease, giving the protein MTGIVLFIVAFILLMVGIPVAFAFGASAIFAALIDPNLGLDVFGLLPYRVYGIMQNFTLMAVPLFIFMGFILEKSKIAENMLESIGELFGPVRGGLAIAIVIVGAILAASTGIVGASVVMMTIISLPIMLKHGYSPRLAGGVIAASGTLGQLIPPSIVLIILGAVMNISVGDLFKAAIIPGLIIVGLYIVYILIVAFLKPEIAPAIKTDKPYSKILFQALKSLVAPFILIAVVLGSIFAGFATPTESAAIGALGSIILTFFYRTFNMELLRYATVETVKITAMIFMILIGATAFSLVFNESGAGDIVTTFFTDSISNQYAFIAITMVLIFILGFFIDFIEITFIVIPILLPIVQEFGIDPLWFALLIAINLQTSFLTPPFGFSLFYLKGAAGDKIQTKDLYLGIIPFILIQIITLLIVIFVPKLVYILVN; this is encoded by the coding sequence ATGACGGGTATAGTTTTATTTATAGTGGCATTTATATTGTTAATGGTCGGTATTCCGGTTGCTTTTGCTTTCGGTGCGAGTGCGATTTTTGCGGCACTTATAGATCCTAATTTGGGACTTGATGTTTTCGGACTCTTACCTTACCGTGTTTACGGTATTATGCAAAATTTCACCCTTATGGCTGTTCCACTGTTTATTTTTATGGGATTTATTCTTGAAAAAAGTAAAATTGCTGAAAATATGCTTGAATCTATCGGTGAGCTGTTCGGTCCCGTAAGAGGAGGGCTTGCGATAGCAATCGTAATAGTAGGTGCGATTTTAGCGGCTTCTACGGGAATTGTCGGTGCGAGTGTTGTGATGATGACAATTATTTCTCTGCCTATTATGTTAAAACACGGTTATTCACCGAGACTCGCAGGCGGTGTAATTGCCGCAAGCGGTACGCTTGGACAGCTTATTCCTCCAAGCATCGTACTTATTATTTTAGGTGCCGTTATGAATATCAGCGTGGGAGATCTTTTTAAAGCAGCGATTATCCCGGGGCTTATAATTGTCGGGCTTTATATTGTTTATATTTTAATCGTAGCGTTTTTAAAACCGGAAATCGCTCCTGCAATCAAAACCGATAAACCCTATTCAAAAATACTCTTTCAGGCTCTTAAATCACTGGTTGCTCCTTTTATTTTGATTGCGGTTGTTCTTGGAAGTATTTTTGCGGGATTCGCAACACCTACAGAATCAGCGGCTATTGGTGCACTGGGTTCAATTATTCTTACGTTTTTTTACAGAACGTTTAATATGGAGCTTTTAAGATACGCAACGGTTGAAACGGTAAAAATCACAGCAATGATATTTATGATTTTAATAGGTGCGACTGCGTTTTCACTTGTGTTTAACGAATCTGGAGCAGGGGACATCGTTACTACCTTCTTTACTGATTCGATATCAAATCAATATGCTTTTATTGCCATTACGATGGTGTTAATTTTTATTTTGGGATTCTTTATCGATTTTATTGAAATTACGTTTATTGTTATCCCTATTTTATTGCCGATCGTACAGGAATTCGGCATCGATCCTTTATGGTTTGCACTGCTTATTGCAATTAACTTGCAGACTTCATTCCTGACACCGCCGTTTGGATTTAGTCTGTTTTATCTAAAAGGTGCGGCAGGTGATAAAATACAGACAAAAGACCTGTATCTTGGAATTATTCCGTTTATTCTTATACAGATTATTACGCTTTTAATCGTAATTTTCGTACCGAAACTTGTTTATATATTAGTTAACTGA